From a region of the Actinomadura luzonensis genome:
- a CDS encoding S1 family peptidase, producing MLSKRCALAGGIILAVSLATPLSPAAAAEPAPQSASPSVPPAVIDAMERDLGLTEAQVVTRLANEERAAATESALSGQLGGSYGGAWLNADASRLNVATTDASAAPAIEARGAQPVVVQRSLADLDAIMKKLDKAPNRARAGASLWYVDVAANTVSVQAPTVEAAEALVAAAGVDRSQVSVAATAERPTTFINIIGGSAYYIGSSRCSVGFAVTRGTTQGFVTAGHCGRAGSRTSNPSGTFQGSSFPGNDYAWVAADAGNTATPYVRGSGGAMVTVRGSTQASVGASICRSGSTTGWRCGVIQQHNATVRYAQGTVTGLTRTSACAEPGDSGGSFISGSQAQGTTSGGSGNCTTGGTTYHQPVNEPLSVYGLTLRTG from the coding sequence ATGTTGAGTAAACGCTGTGCGCTGGCCGGCGGCATCATCCTCGCCGTCAGCCTGGCCACCCCCCTCAGCCCAGCGGCAGCAGCAGAACCCGCGCCTCAATCCGCCTCCCCGTCCGTTCCCCCGGCCGTGATCGACGCCATGGAGCGCGACCTCGGCCTCACCGAGGCGCAGGTCGTCACCCGGCTCGCCAACGAGGAACGCGCCGCGGCCACCGAATCGGCGCTGAGCGGCCAGCTCGGCGGCTCGTACGGCGGCGCCTGGCTGAACGCCGACGCCTCCAGGCTCAACGTCGCCACGACCGACGCCAGTGCCGCCCCCGCCATCGAGGCGCGCGGCGCCCAGCCGGTCGTCGTCCAGCGCTCGCTGGCCGACCTCGACGCGATCATGAAGAAGCTGGACAAGGCCCCGAACCGGGCCAGGGCCGGCGCCTCCCTCTGGTACGTGGACGTGGCCGCCAACACCGTCTCCGTCCAGGCTCCCACCGTCGAGGCCGCGGAGGCGCTGGTCGCCGCCGCGGGCGTGGACCGGAGCCAGGTGAGCGTCGCGGCGACCGCCGAGCGGCCGACGACGTTCATCAACATCATCGGCGGCTCCGCGTACTACATCGGCTCCAGCCGGTGCAGCGTCGGCTTCGCCGTCACCCGGGGCACCACCCAGGGCTTCGTCACCGCCGGCCACTGCGGCCGCGCCGGCTCCCGGACCTCGAACCCGTCCGGCACCTTCCAGGGCTCGTCCTTCCCGGGCAACGACTACGCGTGGGTGGCCGCGGACGCCGGCAACACCGCCACGCCGTACGTGCGCGGCTCCGGCGGCGCGATGGTGACCGTCCGCGGCTCGACGCAGGCGTCCGTGGGCGCCTCCATCTGCCGCTCCGGCTCCACCACCGGCTGGCGCTGCGGCGTCATCCAGCAGCACAACGCCACCGTCCGGTACGCGCAGGGCACGGTCACCGGCCTGACCAGGACCAGCGCGTGCGCCGAGCCGGGCGACTCCGGCGGCTCGTTCATCTCGGGCAGCCAGGCCCAGGGCACCACCTCGGGCGGCTCGGGCAACTGCACGACCGGCGGCACGACGTACCACCAGCCGGTCAATGAGCCCCTGAGCGTGTACGGCCTCACACTCCGCACCGGCTGA
- a CDS encoding MFS transporter codes for MFVARLYAYAFLGEFILIYPVYTLLFADAGLSVAETSSLFVIWSVTGLVLEVPSGAWADAVSRRLLLFLGPLLAGAGYALWVLIPSYWAFAAGFVLWGAQGALVSGAYEALAYEELARRGRESRYAAVMGRAEAAGLVANALAIGLAVPVFAAGGYPVVGAASVLACVLGAVTALTLPERRGAREAGEGGYLAVLRAGIAEARSDPGVLRALLLVAFVTAIWGALEEYVPFLGVETGVARTAVPVLVLVVWVGATAGGLLAGAARRMPGRGYALTVAAAAVALAAGALSGHPAGFVLIAVAFGAFQLAGVVADARLQERITGPARATVTSVAGLGVNVVTLGVYAAYGAMSGVVSNGVAFALLAAPYAVIAVLAARPERVTAQ; via the coding sequence ATGTTCGTCGCACGACTGTACGCCTACGCATTCCTGGGCGAGTTCATCCTCATCTACCCGGTCTACACGCTGCTGTTCGCCGACGCCGGGTTGTCCGTCGCCGAGACCTCGTCCCTGTTCGTCATCTGGTCGGTGACGGGCCTGGTGCTCGAGGTGCCGTCCGGGGCCTGGGCCGACGCCGTGTCCAGGCGCCTGCTGCTGTTCCTCGGCCCGCTGCTGGCCGGGGCCGGGTACGCCCTGTGGGTCCTGATCCCGTCCTACTGGGCCTTCGCCGCCGGGTTCGTGTTGTGGGGCGCGCAGGGCGCCCTCGTCTCCGGCGCGTACGAAGCCCTCGCCTACGAGGAGCTGGCCCGCCGGGGCCGCGAGAGCCGCTACGCCGCCGTCATGGGGCGCGCGGAGGCCGCGGGGCTGGTGGCCAACGCCCTGGCCATCGGGCTCGCGGTGCCGGTGTTCGCGGCCGGCGGCTATCCCGTCGTGGGCGCGGCCAGCGTGCTGGCCTGCGTGCTCGGCGCGGTCACGGCCCTGACGCTGCCCGAGCGCCGCGGCGCGCGCGAGGCCGGCGAGGGCGGCTACCTCGCGGTCCTGCGGGCCGGGATCGCCGAGGCCCGCTCCGATCCCGGCGTGCTGCGGGCGCTGCTGCTGGTCGCCTTCGTCACGGCGATCTGGGGCGCGCTGGAGGAGTACGTCCCGTTCCTGGGCGTCGAGACCGGCGTCGCGAGGACCGCGGTGCCGGTGCTGGTGCTCGTCGTCTGGGTCGGGGCCACGGCCGGCGGGCTGCTGGCGGGAGCCGCGCGCCGGATGCCGGGCCGGGGCTACGCCCTGACCGTCGCGGCGGCGGCCGTCGCGCTCGCGGCCGGGGCGCTGTCCGGGCACCCGGCCGGGTTCGTGCTGATCGCCGTGGCGTTCGGGGCGTTCCAGCTGGCCGGGGTGGTGGCCGACGCGCGGCTGCAGGAGCGGATCACCGGCCCGGCCAGGGCCACCGTGACGTCGGTCGCCGGGCTCGGCGTGAACGTCGTCACGCTCGGCGTCTACGCCGCGTACGGGGCGATGTCCGGGGTGGTGTCGAACGGGGTCGCGTTCGCGCTGCTCGCGGCGCCGTACGCGGTGATCGCCGTGCTGGCGGCCCGCCCGGAGCGCGTCACCGCTCAGTAG
- a CDS encoding MarR family winged helix-turn-helix transcriptional regulator has protein sequence MTGLGTLLRHVHELMDGAVAEIYAEHGLPGYRPRFSPYVRTLVAEGPMAIRDLASAVGVTHSAASQTVVQMRRCELVTLEKGADARQRIVHLTERARAALPLIEAEWAATERAVGELDGELPVPLTEVLRATVAALERRPFRARVEAARALGPAARAEAGGALDSRA, from the coding sequence ATGACCGGACTGGGGACGCTGCTGCGGCACGTCCACGAGCTGATGGACGGTGCGGTCGCGGAGATCTACGCGGAGCACGGCCTGCCCGGATACCGGCCCCGTTTCTCCCCTTACGTCCGGACGTTGGTGGCGGAGGGGCCGATGGCCATCCGCGACCTCGCGAGCGCGGTCGGCGTGACCCACTCGGCGGCCAGCCAGACGGTGGTGCAGATGCGCCGCTGCGAGCTGGTCACGCTGGAGAAGGGCGCCGACGCCCGGCAGCGGATCGTGCACCTCACCGAGCGGGCGCGGGCCGCGCTGCCGCTGATCGAGGCCGAGTGGGCGGCCACCGAGCGGGCGGTCGGCGAGCTGGACGGCGAGCTGCCGGTGCCGCTGACGGAGGTGCTGCGGGCGACCGTGGCGGCCCTCGAACGCCGCCCCTTCCGGGCCCGGGTCGAGGCCGCGCGGGCCCTGGGTCCGGCGGCCCGCGCCGAGGCGGGCGGGGCGCTAGACTCGCGGGCATGA